The DNA sequence TCGACGGCCATCGGCTTCAACGCCAGCCCGCTGGTGACACCGGCCGACGCGGTCAGGTCGTCCCTGGCGGCCGAGGCCGCGCATACCGTCGATCCGGACTACGTCATCACTCCGGTCGCCACGTACTTCTTCACCGCGGTCTCATCGGTGTTCCTCGCCGCCGTGATCGCCCTCACGGTCGACCGCATCCTGGCCCGAAGGCCCGAGTTCGTGCCGACACCCGAGGACGACGCGGCCGCCGACAGGCTCTTCAACACCACCCAAGCCGGGGCATCGCAGCCCAGCGGACCGGCCGGCGAGGCCCCTTCCGCGGTCACGCTGAGCGCCGTGGAGAAGCGCGCCATGAGACGGTCCGGCGCGGTGCTCCTGCTCTACGTCCTGGCGGTGTCCGCGCTCCTGCTGCCCGGATCCCCGTTCCGTGGCGAGGGCGGCAGCATCGTCCAGTCCGTGGTCGTGGTGAACATCGCCGTGTTCATCTCCCTGCTGTTCGCGATCCTCGGCATCGTCTACGGCAGGCAGGTGGGCACGATCCCCTCGCTGTCGTCCGTCCCCTCCGCCATGGCCGACGGGGTGAAGTCCTTCGTACCCGTGATCGTGCTGTTCTTCGTGGTCGCGCAGTTCCTCGCCTACTTCACCTGGACCGGCATCAGCAATGTGATCACCGTCGAGGGCGCCCGGCTCCTGAAATCCCTGGACGCGCCCCACCTCGTCATCCTGCTCGTGATCATTCTGGCCATCAGCGGACTCAACATCATCATCAGCAGCGGTTCGGCGATGTGGTCCATCCTCGCCCCCGTCGTGGTTCCCCTGACGATGTACATCGGGCTGTCCCCCCAGGCGGCGATGGTCTCCTTCATGATCGGCGACTCGGTCACCAACACCACGCCCATGAACGCCTACTTCGTCCTGGCCCTGGGATTCCTCCAGCAGTTCCGGAAGGGCGCGGGCATCGGCACCATGCTGTCCTTCACGGTTCCCGTGGCTCTCGCCGTACTCGTCTCGTGGTCGTCCTTCTTCGCCCTCTGGTACGCCCTGGGCATTCCGCTCGGCCCAGGGGTGCCCGTCAGATGACACCCTGCCGTCCGCCGGCGATTCCCCGCCGGACAACGGGCGCCCGATGACCGAAAGGAAGCCGCGAACGGCTGTCACGACACCACCACTTCAACGCCTTGCACAGTCCGCCACCTTGCATGGTTCGGCACCGCCGAGCCCACTCCCGCACCACTTCGGAACGGAAAGAG is a window from the Streptomyces luomodiensis genome containing:
- a CDS encoding AbgT family transporter, which translates into the protein MTQLRSSSPTADGSMNRLFRALSALERAGNRLPHPFWLFWIFVALLGVVSAVLAGAGVSVTLPSTGDSVAVKNLLSLQGAKFAAESALDNFAGFAPLSVVVVVLLGVSVTEKSGLLTALLRVTIGRLPVRWLTFSIAFSSMIAHVMSDSAYIVMIPLGALAFRTVGRSPVLGLMVAYASTAIGFNASPLVTPADAVRSSLAAEAAHTVDPDYVITPVATYFFTAVSSVFLAAVIALTVDRILARRPEFVPTPEDDAAADRLFNTTQAGASQPSGPAGEAPSAVTLSAVEKRAMRRSGAVLLLYVLAVSALLLPGSPFRGEGGSIVQSVVVVNIAVFISLLFAILGIVYGRQVGTIPSLSSVPSAMADGVKSFVPVIVLFFVVAQFLAYFTWTGISNVITVEGARLLKSLDAPHLVILLVIILAISGLNIIISSGSAMWSILAPVVVPLTMYIGLSPQAAMVSFMIGDSVTNTTPMNAYFVLALGFLQQFRKGAGIGTMLSFTVPVALAVLVSWSSFFALWYALGIPLGPGVPVR